The following is a genomic window from Leptospira selangorensis.
GAATACGGATTTGCTATCGTACAAAAGACGACCGATCAAAGTGGATTTTCCGTCGTCTACACTTCCTGCAGTAATAAAACGTAATAAGTCCATCAGAAGTAACCGCCTCTTTTACGTTCTTCCATCGCAGCTTCGGAACGTTTATCGTCTAATCTGGATCCTCTTTCCGTAGTTCTGGAAGTTTGGATCTCACGAATAATATCATCTAAGGAATTTGCTTCAGATTCAACTGCCGCAGTACAAGTCATATCGCCTACAGTCCTAAAACGTACAGTTTTCTCTTCCACTTTATCGGAAGAATCCAAAGTCACGAATTCTGAAACAGGGAATACTACATTCTCTCTCCAGACAATTTGTCTTCTATGAGAAAAATATAATGAAGGAAGCGGAATATTTTCAGACTTAATATATTCCCAAACATCCAACTCGGTCCAGTTACTAATAGGGAAAACTCTAACGTTCTCTCCCACGTGGATCTTTCCGTTATAAATATTCCAAAGTTCCGGTCTTTGTAATTTAGGATCCCAACTTCCGAATTCATCACGCACGGAAAATACTCTTTCTTTTGCGCGTGCCTTTTCTTCGTCCCTTCTCGCTCCGCCTATACAAGCATCAAATTTAAATTCTTCGATAGTATCTAATAATGTAACTGTTTGGATTGCGTTTCTGCTTGGGAATTTCCCTTTTTCCTCTACGGCCTTTCCTTGGTCGATGGAATCCTGAACATATCTAACGATCAGTTTTTCTCCGATCCGGTTCGCAAGATCATCACGAAATTGTAATGCTTCCTGAAAGTTATGGCCTGTATCAATATGTACCAAAGGAAATGGGAATTTTCCAGGGCGGAAAGCTTTAAGTGCAAGATGCACTAAAGTAATTGAGTCCTTTCCTCCGGAAAATAAAAGCGCAGGTCTTTCAAATTGGGCGGCAACTTCCCTGAGTATATAAATGGATTCCGCCTCTAGTTGTTGGAGATGCGACAATCGAGTTCTAGTCGTCATACTTCTGATCCTTTTTTTCTTACCAGTTTTCCATCCACCCAATGCAGTCCGCATTCTTTCGTGGATTCATTCTCCCACCACCAACGGCCGGCTCTAAAATCTTCGCCCGCCATGACCGCTCTTGTACAAGGAGCGCATCCGATACTGGGATATCCCTTATCATGAAGAGGATTGTACGGAATATGTTTGTCTTGGACGTACTGTTGTACTTTCTCCCAAGACCAATCCAGAATAGGATGGAATTTCAAAATATCCCTTCCAGCATCCAACTCCACTTTGGTTAAATTTTCTCTGGAACCGGATTGATCGTTACGAATTCCGGTAATCCAAATTTTCGCTCCCTCTAAAGCTCTGTTCAAAGGGATAACTTTGCGAATATGACAACATTCTTTTCTATTTTCTATAGAATCGTAGAAGGAATCGGGGCCCTTCTCATTGATCAGATCTTCTACCGCTTGCGCATCTGGGAAGAATGTTTGGATTCGTTTACCATACATTCCATTCGTGCGTTTATGAAGTTCGTAAGTTTCGGTGAACAATCTGCCGGTATCCAATGTAAAGATACGAATGTCCAAATTTTGGGAATAGATTGCGTGAGTGATTACCTGATCTTC
Proteins encoded in this region:
- the cysD gene encoding sulfate adenylyltransferase subunit CysD, with protein sequence MTTRTRLSHLQQLEAESIYILREVAAQFERPALLFSGGKDSITLVHLALKAFRPGKFPFPLVHIDTGHNFQEALQFRDDLANRIGEKLIVRYVQDSIDQGKAVEEKGKFPSRNAIQTVTLLDTIEEFKFDACIGGARRDEEKARAKERVFSVRDEFGSWDPKLQRPELWNIYNGKIHVGENVRVFPISNWTELDVWEYIKSENIPLPSLYFSHRRQIVWRENVVFPVSEFVTLDSSDKVEEKTVRFRTVGDMTCTAAVESEANSLDDIIREIQTSRTTERGSRLDDKRSEAAMEERKRGGYF
- a CDS encoding phosphoadenylyl-sulfate reductase → MSPSDLEAKLKGLSLEDSLAKISQDFPDQAVFSTSFGLEDQVITHAIYSQNLDIRIFTLDTGRLFTETYELHKRTNGMYGKRIQTFFPDAQAVEDLINEKGPDSFYDSIENRKECCHIRKVIPLNRALEGAKIWITGIRNDQSGSRENLTKVELDAGRDILKFHPILDWSWEKVQQYVQDKHIPYNPLHDKGYPSIGCAPCTRAVMAGEDFRAGRWWWENESTKECGLHWVDGKLVRKKGSEV